The DNA window CCGCGTGCCTGCCCAGCAGCAGCGCGGCCTCGGCCCGGTGCTCCACGGCCAGCAGCCGCAGCTCGGCCAGCCGTTCCACCTCGGGCACGGCCCACTCCTCGTCGGCGAACTCCCCGTACGCCGCCCCGGTCCACAGCCCGAGCGCCCGGTTCAGCAGCTCGTACGCGACCGCCCCCGCCCCCTGCCGCAGCGCCGCGCCCGCCTCCTCGACGAGCCGGGGCAGCCGCCAGGCGTCCACGGCGTCGTCCGGCAGCCGCAGCCGGTAGCCGGGCGGGGCGCTCACGACGACCCGGGCCGGCGCGCGCGGCGGCCGGTCCGGCTCCAGGACGCGGCGCAGGTTGGAGACGTACACCTGGAGCGCGGCCAGCGCCTTGGGCGGCGGCTGCCCCCGCCACAGGTCGTCGATGAACCGGTCGGTGGACACGACCTGCCCGCCGGCCACGGCCAGCCGCGCGAGCACCGCCCGCTGCCGGGCGGGGCCGAGGTCCACGGTCCGGCCGTGCGTCTCGGCCTGGAGCGGGCCGAGCACGCGGAGCGTGAGCGCGGGCGGTTCCTCCGGATCGGGCGGGAACGGTCCATGGGTCACCCGCACAGAGTGGGGCAAAAGGCGAGCTCCTGGCAATCCGCGGCGGCCGGCCGGGGTTCAGGCGCAGCGGTAGCCGGACGGGAGCTGCGTGTTCCCGTCCGGCCGGCCGGCCTGGAACCCGAACGTCGTGCTCTGCCCCGGCCCGAGTGAGCCGTTGTGCCCGGCGTTCCGCGCCGTCACGGTCTGGCCGCTCACCGTCAGGGCGGCGTTCCACGAGCCGGTGACGGCGTGGCCGGCCGGCAGCGTGAACGTGACCGTCCAGCCGCTGATCGAGGCGGCGCCGTTGTTGGTGACCGTCACGGGCTGGACGACGTACCCGTTGCCCCATTGGGTCTGGGTGGTGGCCGTCACGGCGCAGGCGTCCTGCTGGCCGCCGCCGGACGGCGGGACCCGGATGATCCGGTCGTCGGCGGCGACCGGGGTGCCACGGCCGTCCCGGTTGCTGGTCGAGAGCCACAACCAGCCGTCCGGCCCCACCGCGGCGGCGCGCAGCCGCCCGTACGCGCCCTGCAGCTCGGCGACCGGCGTGCCCGCCGTGCCGCTCGCCGTGAGCGGCACCGCCCACACCCGCTGCCCGCGCAGCGCCGCCGCGAAGAGCGTGCCGTTCGCGTACGCCAGGCCGCTCGGCGACGCCTCCGCGGTCGTCCAGGTGACGATCGGGTTGCGGAAGGAGGAGCCGGAGCAGACGCCCTCACAGGTCGGCCAGCCGTAGTTGCCGCCCGCCACGATCTGGTTGATCTCGTCCCAGGTGTTCTGGCCGAACTCGGCGGCGTACATGCGGCCCTGCGCGTCCCAGGCGAGTCCCTGCACGTTGCGGTGGCCGTAGCTGTAGACCCGCGAGCCGGGGAACGGGTTGTCGGCCGGCACGCCGCCCTCGGGCGTCAGGCGCAGGATCTTGCCCGCCAGGCTGTTGAGGTTCTGGGCGTTCGCGGTCGTGCCGGCGTCGCCGGTGGAGACGTACAGCATGCCGTCCGGCCCGAACGCCAGCCGCCCGCCGTCATGGATCGTCGCGCTCGGCACGCCGGTGAGCAGCGCCGGCTGCGTCTGGGGCGCCGCGAGCCGCAGCCTGACCAGCCGGTTGTCCCCGGCCGTGCTGGTGAAGTAGGCGTACACCCAGCCGTCCTGCGCGTACGACGGCGAGACGGCGAGCCCCAGCAGGCCGCTCTCGCCCGACGCGCTCACCCCGCTGATCGTGGCGACCGCCGTGGCCGGCTGCCCCGGGCGTACCTGCATGATCCGGCCGGTGCCCCGCTCCGACACGAGCGCGCTCCCGTCCGGCAGGAACGCGATCGCCCACGGCACCTCCAGCCCCGTGACCGCCACCTCCGCCCGGTCGAAGTCGAACCCGCCCACCGCCTGCGCCCGCGCCTCGGGCGCGGTGACCAGGAACGCGAGCAGGGCCAGGACCAGAGCCGGGATGACGCGACCGCGCCGCATGACGGACTCCTTGACCGGATCGGGGCATACCGCTGTCAGTACCCTAGGCATCCCTCCGGCGCTGTCTCAACGCGCCGTCCCGGGAGACCCCCGCCCACCTGCGCCGCCTCGATGAAACGTTCACCCGGACGCGGCCTTCTTCATGAGGGCGGCGATCCGCGCCTCCTCGTCGGGGCCCAGCTCGGTGAGGGCGAAGGCGGACGGCCACATGGTGCCCTCGTCGAGGTTCGCGACGTCGTTGAAGCCGAGCGTCGCGTAGCGGGTCTTGAACTTCGTGGCGGGCTGGAAGAAGCAGAGGACCTTGCCGTCCTTGGCGTACGCGGGCATCCCGTACCAGAGCTTCGGCGCGAGCTCGGGCGCGCCGGCCTTGACGATGGCGTGGATGCGCTCGGCCATCTCCCGGTCCGGCCCCTCCATCTCGGCGATCTTCGCGAGCACGTCCTGCTCCAGGTCGGCCTTCTTGGAGCCACGCCTGGCCGCCTTCTTCAGCTCCTGGGCGTGCTCCTTCATCGCCGCCCGCTCCTCCTCCGTGAACCCCTCGAAGGTGGTGGCCTTGGTGTTCTTGGCGGCGCTCATGCCGGTTCCTCCCGTGGTGCTGCTTGTTGGGCGTTTCCCATGCTAGGGAGGTGCCTGCCCGTCCGGCTTCTTGAAAACTGACCTGAGGCGCACCGGGAGCGTGTGTGATGAAATCAGCGACGATGATCGGACATATCCTGATCGCCGCCCTGTTGCCGGTGCAGACCACCCCCGGACTCCACGCGCCGACCCTGCACGTCATGACCTGGAACGTCTGCGCGGGCACGAACGCCGCCTGCCCGCTCCATCGCCGCTCCACCACCGAACTGGCCTGGCACGTCGCCGTACTGGCCACCAGGACCGACGCGATCTTCCTCCAGGAGTTCTGCACGGGCGCGGACGCCGACCTGGAACGCGAGCTGGAAACCCGCACCGGACGGGCCTGGAGCGTCAGGTCGGCCCCGCTCACGCACCCGGACGGCTCCCCGTACGAGTGCCACCCCGACCGGACCGGCAGGCCGCGCGGCACACAGAGCGTCACCCTGGCCGTCGCCGGCGACGACCGCCACTTCGAGGTGCACCCGCTCACCTCGCCCCCGTGGGGCCCCCGCCGCTACGCGATCTGCACGACCGACCGCGCGTTCTGCACGAGCCACCTCTCCTCCGGCATGCGGAACGACGACCGCCAGAAGGGCGCCCCCTACCGGCACGCCCAGCTCCGCGAGCTGCTGAAGCTCCGCGCGGACGTCGTCGGCGGCGACCTGAACCTGACGCCGCGCGACGCCGCCGTCGCCTACAAGGGCCGCGACGAATGCGACCCGCGCAACCGCTGGACGTACGCCACCCGCGAACGCAAGATCGACTACCTGTTCGCCGGCGACGGCCGCGTACGCCGCTGCTTCCTCGACCGCGCCCGCGGCACCTGGTCCGACCACGTCCCCCTGCACGCCTGGATCAGCCGGAGGTGACCCCGAGCGCCCGGATCCGGTCGAGCCACTCCGCGCCCAGCCGCCGCCCGTTCGGGAGCTGGTCGCCGCGTTCCCACCGCCAGGTCGCGATGATCGCGAGCACAAGGGTCCGGCACTCGCGCAGCAGGGCCGGACTCATCCCCGCGTAGTGCTCGCCGACTTCCTCCGGCGCGTGAGCGAGGTCGAACTCGACCGGCCCACGGCAACACGTCTCCAGGTCGATGAAGAGCAACCCGTGCTCGGTGCTGAGCACGTTGCCCGGGTGCGGCTCGCCGTGCAGAAGCTGCTCGGCGGCGCCGCGCTCGCCGATCACCCGCCTCAGCCTCCGCAACGTGTCATCGAGCAGCTCCCGATCCGCGTCGGCGAGTTCCGGAGTGAGTTCGCGGCTCGCCACGAGCCGCTGAGCGTGCTCGACCCGATCCATGAAGTGCGGCGCCGGGACATCGACCTCGCGCATGCCCGCGTGCAGCCGTTCGAGGGCCTCGGCGTAATCGATCGGCGAGATCTCCCGAGACGACACAGGCTCGTAGTACGTCCACAGCGTGACCACGAACCCGTCACGCTCATGGACGCGCGGCTCCACGCGAGGGTCGAGAGCAGCCACAGGGCAACCGGCCCCGGCCAGCCTCTGGGCGAGCTCGACCTCGAACCGCGCGACCTGATCCGCCGCCGGCGCCACCCGGGCCACGACGTCACACGGCAACAGCCGCAGGGTGAGCTTGTTGGAGTCATGAAGAACGATCGCGTCGTCGGCCGTCAGCCCGAACGATGAGACGATCGACCTGGCCGCGGCCACCGCGCGCGACACATCTGAAGCCTGCATCCTCGCCCGGCCCTCCCCCTCGAACGCGGCCACCTTCTCCAAACGGTACGACCCGGGCACGATACCAAGCCCTCTGCGACGCCGTTCCGCCTTCGCCGTGGAACGGGATGGAACGCCCTGCCCCAGTGAGAGGCGACTGCCGCCGATCGACCTTTGCCGCTCCTAGGGAGGGACGGAGGACCGCCCGCATGGAGAACGCGATCCCCCCGCACGGGACCAGCCTCGGGAACGACCCGGCCGACGACGCCGAGAGCCTGCTCGCCGACATCGCCGACGCGGTGCTACGCCGCCGCGCGGCTTCCGGCTGGACATCGGCCAGGTCCGGCTTCTGGCACCGGGTGGAGCCGCCGCACTGGACCCGCCGGGCGCAGGGCTGGAAGCTGCACGTGTCGGCGACGCCGCTGTCGTCGCCTGTGGTGCTGGCCCGCGCCGCCGAGGTGCTGGTACGCCGGGGTTGCCCCTTCAAGTTCGCCGCAGGGCTGAAGGAGGTGGTCCTGCTGGTGAGCCGCAACTACGACCGGGGCGGCGCGGGGAAGTTCATCACCGCCTACCCGGCCGGGGACGACGAGTGCGCCATCCTGGCCGAGGAGCTGCACCGCGCCACGGCGGGTCTTCCCGGGCCGAAGATCCTGTCGGATCGGCCGTGGCGGCCTGGGAGCCTGGTGCACTACCGGTACGGCGCCTTCACCGGTGTGCCGCACCTGAGCAACGACGGAGCCCTGGAGCCGGGACTGCGCGCCCCGGACGGGACGACGGTCGCCGACCAGCGCCAGGCCTGGTTCTCCCCGCCTCCCTGGGCCGGGCCGCCCCCGTCCCCGTCCCCGGAGCCGGACCGCGAGCCGGAGCCGGAGCGGGAGCCCGCGCCGCCCGGCACGACAGTCCTGCTGAACGACCGCTTCGTCGTCACCCGGGCGCTGAAGCACAGCAACAAGGGCGGCGTGTATCAAGCCACCGACCAGCTCACAGGTGACGAGGTCATCATCAAGGAGGCCCGCGCCCACGTCGGCGGCGCCCTGACCGACACCGACTCCAGGGACCTGCTGCGGAGCGAGGCCGCCACGCTCGACGCCCTGGCCCCGCTCGGGCTGACCCCTCGCAAGGTCGACCTCTTCGCGCAGGGCGACAACCTCTTTCTGGCCGAAGAACTCCTGCCGGGGACGTCCTTGCGCGTCTGGGTCAGCGATCTTCTGGGCCGGCTGAACCACCGGCAGGACTACGCCCACACGCTGGGCCTGGACGCCGGCACGGCGGCGGAGCTCGCGGGCAAGGTGATCGACCTGGTGTCCGCCGTGCACGGGCGCGGCTTCGTGCTGCGGGACCTGTCCCACAACAACGTGATGGTCGCCCCGGACGGCACGCTGCGCCTGATCGACCTGGAGGCGGTCGCGGAGCCCGGGCGTCCGGTGATCCGCGCGTACACGCCGGGGTACGGCGCCCCAGAGGTGGTGTTCGCGCCTGACGTGGGACCGTCGCCCGAGCGCACCGCCGATCTGTTCTCCCTGGGCGCCCTGGTGTTCTTCCTGATCACCGGGATCGAACCCGACCTCATCCAGGACCTTCCCCGGGCCGACGCGCGCGGCGCCCACGACCGGCTCATGCTGCTGACGGACACGGTCGGTCACTCCCATCCGACGTTGCGGCGGTTCGCTCCGCTGTTGTCCGGCCTGATGGCCGACGAGCCGGAACGGCGCTGGTCCCTGGAGCGGGCGCGGGAGTTCGTGCGCTCCCTCCCCGCCCGGCCGGTCGCGAGGAGAACGCCCGGCGACCGGATCACCCCGGCGACGCGGGATCGCCTGCTCCGCGACGGCCTGGCCCACCTGATCGCCACCATGGCGGGGCAGGAGGCGCCACGGCTGTGGCCCCCGGGGCCGCTGCCCGACGACAGCGACCCGCTGAACGTGCAGTGCGGGGCGGCGGGCGTACTCGCCGTCCTGGTCAGGGCCGCTCAGGCGGACCCTGGGCTCTGCCCGGGCCTGGACGACGCGATCCGCCGGACCGCGCACTGGATCGACGCGCGGCTGCGTACGGTTCCGAAGATCCTCCCCGGCTTGTACTTCGGCCGCGCGGGCACGGCCTGGGCCCTCCACGACGCGGCTGTCCACCTGGGCGAGGAGCCCCTGGCGGAACGCGCCCTGGCACTGGCCCACGATCTGCCCTCCACCTGGCCCAACCCGGATGTCTGCCACGGGGCGGCGGGCGCCGGCCTGACCACCCTGCACCTGTGGCAGGCCACTGGAGAACCGGCTCTGGCCAAGCGGGCGCTCGCGTACGCCGACGCTCTGGTGGAGACGGTGCAGCGACGACAGGAGGGGATCTTCTGGCGGATACCCGCCGACTTCCCCTCCGGCCTGGCCGGGGTGGCGCACTACGGCTTCGCCCACGGGATCGCGGGGATCGGAACCTTCCTGCTGCTGGCCGGGACCTGCCTGGGCCGACCCGACTACGTGGAGCTCGCCGCCGAGGCAGGCGCCGCACTGGCCGAGGTGGCGATCCTGGAACGGGGCCGCGCGTGGTGGCCCAGCGGTGAGAGGCCCGACGGCCGGGAGCGGCTCACCAACTGGTGCAGCGGCTCCTCGGGAGTCGGCACCTTCCTCGTACGGCTCGGCCTGGTCACCGAGGAGCCCCGCCATCTGGAGCTGGCGCGCCAGGCGGCGGCCGCCGTACGGCAGGACCGCTGGTACTCGCTTCCCGTCGCCTGCCACGGCCTGGCAGGCAACGCCGAGTTCCTGCTCGACCTGGCGGACGCGACGGGCGATGCCCGCTATGCCGGGTGGGCCGGGGAACTGGCGGCCGCCGTACACGCCCGCCACGCGCTCCACGACGGCCGGATGGTCGTCCCTGACCAGTCCCTCCAGGGTGTCTCCGCCGGCTACAACACCGGCCTGGCAGGGGTGCTCGGCATGCTGCTGCGGCTGCGGCACGGCGGCCCGCGCCTCTGGCTGCCCGCCACGCCGGGCCTTCGGCGGTGAACTCCCTGATGCCTCATCCGCCGCCCGTACCCAGGAAGGAGGTGAACCTCTATGACGACCGACATCGACGTCCTGCAGACCATGCCTTCGGGCACTCGTGAGCATGGTCGCTGGCCTCAGACGCCGACCTGCACGGTGAGCTGCACGACCAGCTGCATGCCGTTGACCTGCGACTCGACGTTCTGAGTTCGCGCCGCCGCCACCACCGGATGAGGGGCTCGGGCTCCGCGCCCCGCGCCCGCCCGAGCCTCTCATCCCTGACCGCCTGCTCCCACGACCATCGAGAGATCACGGAGATCGGCCATGAGCGACCTGCCGGACGGCGTGATCTGGGACGTCACCTATGCCTGCCCCTTGCGTTGTGTCCATTGCTACTCCGAATCCGGCAGGCGGCCCTCCCGCCGGTTGAGCGACGCGGACATGCTGCGTGTGGCCGACGCCATCGTGGCCATGCGCCCGCAAGGCGTCGCCATCGCCGGCGGCGAACCCCTGCTGGTCAGGAACATCGTCGAGGTCATCGACCGGATGGCGGGCGCGGGGCTGGAGGTGGCCCTCTACACCAGCGGCTGGGCGATGACCGGAGAGACGGCGCGCCGCCTGGCCGAGACGTGCGGCCGGATAGCCGTGAGCGTGGACGGCGCGACCCCCGGCACCCATGACCGGATCCGCGCGAGAAAGGGATCGTTCGCGCACGCGATGCGAGCACTGCGACTGCTGGACGAGATCAGCGCCGAGCACAGGACCCGGAGCGGAAGACCCGTGTCCTTCGGGATCGACTGCGTGCTGCTGCAGCGCAACTTCACGGAAATGGCAGCCCTCTGCGAGGTCGTCGCCCCTCGATTCCCGGAACTGGGATTCATCGCCTTCGGCGCGGTCGTTCCCGGCGGACTGGCCAACCGGCCCGGATTCGACGAGCACGAACTGCTCACCGAGGAACAGATCAAGCTTCTGAACGATCCCGCCCATGGACGACGGCTGCGTACGCTGGCCCCTGAATCCGTCACCGTCACGAGCACCGACAACCGCATCCTCCAGATGCACCCCGAACTCGTCGCCAAGGGCGCCGTCATCAACGCCCTCCAGCTCGAACCGGACGGCGAGGCACGCGCGATGCCCATGTACGAGGGCACCGTGGGCAACATCCTGCACGAGCCCGCAGAGGTCCTCTGGAAGCGGGCAAGGGCCCGCTGGAGCGACCCCTTCGTGGTGGCGGCGCTGTCGCCGGCCCGCACCATGCGGCAATGGGCGGAGGCCGCCCGGCGCATCGACTACCACTTCGGCTCGGACGCGGTACGGGCGAGACTCGACCGACGGCTTTTGTCATTCGGGCCGGACTCCACCTGACCCCTAGTTAGAGTTCGACCATGGGTAAGACGCCCCGCATGACCATCCCCACCCAGCTCGTTCTCCGAGCCCTCCTCGAAGACCCCACGCGCGAGATGTACGGACTCGAGATCTGTCAAGCCGCGGGCCTCGCTCCCGGTACGATCCACCCCATTCTCGTTCGCTTCGAGGGTGTCGGGTGGCTTGAATCCCGCCCCGAAGACGTAGATCCACGAGAAGTCGGACGTCCCCGCCGCCGCTACTATCGGCTGACACCGGATGGAGCGGAACACGCCCGCACCGCACTCGCCCGGACCCAGGCAAAGCTCTCCAGCCTGCTGGGACATCGGTTCAAGAGAGCCGGTGAGGCGACGTGAGCGAGAAGCGCGCTGGTTCAGGCGCCGTCGAGTTGGACCGTCAACGCCTCGCGCACATCCGAGGTCTCGCTGACAGCCTCATCCTCGAGCTGGACCAGGCGCCGAATCTCGATCACAGGTTCGCCGACGCTCTGCGGTGGGTGCAGTCGGCAGGCGCCGGCGCCGGTCGATACGGCTCCTATTACGCCTTCGCTCGCGAGTTCGACGAGTCTCTGACCCTTGCTCGCGAACTCGCATCCGAACTCGCGAGCAATGCCGACCTCGGCAGCGCCTACAATCTGGCCCGCGCTGTCGCGCGGGAACTGGACTTCGTCTGCGCCTGCGCCGGTTTCACCGCCTCCGAGGCGACCGACGCTCTCACATACCCATTCTGCTCGGCCTTGTCGGCCGCCTTCGAAGCGAGCAATGCGATTGCCGAGGAGCTGAGAGAGCACTGGGTGCTGAAAGCGGACGACGAGGTGACCGGCGGTCGCACACGGGAATCCACGGTGTCTCGCGTCAGCGAGCACCTCATCAGAGTTGAGCTCTGGCTTCTGCCCGACCGGTATCGTGCCCGCTTCGCGAACGAGTTCTGCGGCGAGCTCCAGGCCCTTGCCGAGGCCAAGGCCACCCGGGCGCTGCAGGTCATGTACGCCCTCCAGCAACTGAGGAGGGTCTGTCAACTCCGCGCGGCCCTGCGCGCCCCGGATCAACCGAGGTTCTATCGAACGTATCGGCTCATGTGCTGGATCCTCGCCGCCGAAAGTCGAACGTGGGGGCTGCTCGGTCCTTTGATGGCGTTCGCCATCGTCAACGTGTTCCTTGAGCAGGGCTGGGGCTCGGCTTTCTACACGCTGCCCGCCGTGGTGGCCGTCAACGCGGGTGTTGAGCGGCTGCGGAAGCACTGGGGAGTGAAGGTCAAGGCCCGGAGAGGTGAGCGCAACAGCTCCGGGATCCAGCGGTGAGCACGCGAGAAGGTCTCGCCGTCGCTGGGATCGGGCGGGCCACTTTGTGGTGATATCACCGACAGGTTACCTTTCCTCCCTCTAGCATGCGATCACAGCACAGGTTCTTCCGCCGGCTGGCTCGGGGGCATGCACGGGGGGACAAGGATGGGCGAGTATCGCATTCTCGCGGTGGACGACGATCCCGCGATCCTGCGCTCGCTGCGGCGGGGGCTTCGCCTGGAAGGCTTCGAGGTCCGGACGGCCGGGTCCGGGCCGGCGGCGCTGGAGATCGCGGAGAGCGAGCCGCCGGACGCGATCGTGCTGGACGTGTCGATGCCCGGGATGTCCGGCATCGAGGTGTGTGCGCGGTTACGGCAGCGGGGGGCGGAGGTGCCCGTGCTCATGCTCTCCGCGCTGGACGAGGTCGCCGACCGGGTGGCCGGCCTGGCGGCGGGCGCCGACGACTACGTGGTCAAGCCCTACGACCTCAGAGAACTGGTGCTGCGCTTACGGGCCCTGCTGCGGCGGGCGGGCCGCGCGGCGGCCGGTGACGGGCCCGGAGGAGAGGCCGTACGCGTAGGGCCGTTGTCCATCGATCCCGCCACCCGGCGCGTGACCGTGAACGGACGGCGGGTCGAGCTGACCCGGCGCGAGTTCGAGCTGCTGGAGGTGCTCGCGCTCAACGCCGGGATCGTCCTGACCCGGCAGGTGCTGCTGGAGCGGGTGTGGGGCTACGACTTCGAGGTGACCGACAACGCGGTGGACACCTTCATCGGGTATCTGCGGCGCAAGCTGGAGGCGGACGGCGAGCCGCGGATGGTGCACACCGTACGCGGGGTCGGCTTCGTGCTGCGGGACGCCCCCGCGTGAGGCTGTCCACCCGGTTCGTGGTGTGCCTCGCGGCGATCGTGCCGCTGCTGGTGCTGCTCGCGGGCGTGCTGGTGCTGGGCCTGGTGAGCGCCGATCTGCGTGCCGAACGCGACCGGAGACTGGAGGCGCGGCTCAGCGCGCTGACCCCCATGGCCAAGGCGTACGTCTGGACCTACCGGCTCAGACAGGGGACGCGCCCGGACTTTCTCGCCCAGCGACTGACCGGCGCCGCGCTGGGCGCCGACAACCCGGGCGGAGTGGTGGTGGACGTGCCCGGCGCCGAGGTGCTCGTCATCGGGGACACGCCGCGCGGCCGGCCCGCCCCCACCGTGGACGGCCCCGGCGGCTACACCGAGGGGGAGCGACGGTGGCGGTACGTCGCCGCCGATCTCGGCCCAGCCGGCAACCTCGCCCGCATCTGGGTGTTCGAACCGGAACAGCGCCTTGAGCGGCAGATCGCACTGCTCCGGCGCCGTCTGGGGGCCGTGACGCTGATCGCGGCGGCGGCCGGGGTCGGCGCCGGGCTCGTGCTCGGGCGGTTCGCGGTGCATCCCTTGGTGGTGCTGCGGCGGCAGGCCCGCGAGCTCGGCCGGTCGGCGCCCGGAACGGTGCGCCTGGGCACCGCCTCCCGGGTCACCGAGATCGACGAGCTGGCCGCCCTGCTCAACGAGTCGCTGGCCCGGCGCGACGAGGCCGTGAGCCGTACCGGAGAGGCGCTGGAGATCGCCCGTGCCTTCGCCGCGACCGTGGCGCACGAGCTGCGCACCCCGCTGACCAGCATGGGAACCAACCTCGGCCTGCTGCGTCATCCCGGCCTGGGTCCGGACGACCAGGCCGAGATCATCGCCGACCTGGAGGGGGAGCACCTGCGCCTGCAACGGCTGATCACCTTGCTGCGCGGGCTCGCCCGTGGCGAACTCGTGGACACCACGACGTTCACCGACCTCGATCTGGCCGACATCGTCGCGGACGCCGTCGAGAACGCGCGCCGGCGCCATCCGCAGGCGACGATCACCCTGGCGGAGGCGGGCATGGCGCGGGTGCGGGGCTGGGAGGAAGGGCTGCGCGTGATCGTGGACAAC is part of the Nonomuraea coxensis DSM 45129 genome and encodes:
- a CDS encoding PadR family transcriptional regulator; the protein is MTIPTQLVLRALLEDPTREMYGLEICQAAGLAPGTIHPILVRFEGVGWLESRPEDVDPREVGRPRRRYYRLTPDGAEHARTALARTQAKLSSLLGHRFKRAGEAT
- a CDS encoding endonuclease/exonuclease/phosphatase family protein; the protein is MIGHILIAALLPVQTTPGLHAPTLHVMTWNVCAGTNAACPLHRRSTTELAWHVAVLATRTDAIFLQEFCTGADADLERELETRTGRAWSVRSAPLTHPDGSPYECHPDRTGRPRGTQSVTLAVAGDDRHFEVHPLTSPPWGPRRYAICTTDRAFCTSHLSSGMRNDDRQKGAPYRHAQLRELLKLRADVVGGDLNLTPRDAAVAYKGRDECDPRNRWTYATRERKIDYLFAGDGRVRRCFLDRARGTWSDHVPLHAWISRR
- a CDS encoding response regulator transcription factor, which gives rise to MGEYRILAVDDDPAILRSLRRGLRLEGFEVRTAGSGPAALEIAESEPPDAIVLDVSMPGMSGIEVCARLRQRGAEVPVLMLSALDEVADRVAGLAAGADDYVVKPYDLRELVLRLRALLRRAGRAAAGDGPGGEAVRVGPLSIDPATRRVTVNGRRVELTRREFELLEVLALNAGIVLTRQVLLERVWGYDFEVTDNAVDTFIGYLRRKLEADGEPRMVHTVRGVGFVLRDAPA
- a CDS encoding radical SAM protein, with product MSDLPDGVIWDVTYACPLRCVHCYSESGRRPSRRLSDADMLRVADAIVAMRPQGVAIAGGEPLLVRNIVEVIDRMAGAGLEVALYTSGWAMTGETARRLAETCGRIAVSVDGATPGTHDRIRARKGSFAHAMRALRLLDEISAEHRTRSGRPVSFGIDCVLLQRNFTEMAALCEVVAPRFPELGFIAFGAVVPGGLANRPGFDEHELLTEEQIKLLNDPAHGRRLRTLAPESVTVTSTDNRILQMHPELVAKGAVINALQLEPDGEARAMPMYEGTVGNILHEPAEVLWKRARARWSDPFVVAALSPARTMRQWAEAARRIDYHFGSDAVRARLDRRLLSFGPDST
- a CDS encoding PQQ-dependent sugar dehydrogenase, whose protein sequence is MRRGRVIPALVLALLAFLVTAPEARAQAVGGFDFDRAEVAVTGLEVPWAIAFLPDGSALVSERGTGRIMQVRPGQPATAVATISGVSASGESGLLGLAVSPSYAQDGWVYAYFTSTAGDNRLVRLRLAAPQTQPALLTGVPSATIHDGGRLAFGPDGMLYVSTGDAGTTANAQNLNSLAGKILRLTPEGGVPADNPFPGSRVYSYGHRNVQGLAWDAQGRMYAAEFGQNTWDEINQIVAGGNYGWPTCEGVCSGSSFRNPIVTWTTAEASPSGLAYANGTLFAAALRGQRVWAVPLTASGTAGTPVAELQGAYGRLRAAAVGPDGWLWLSTSNRDGRGTPVAADDRIIRVPPSGGGQQDACAVTATTQTQWGNGYVVQPVTVTNNGAASISGWTVTFTLPAGHAVTGSWNAALTVSGQTVTARNAGHNGSLGPGQSTTFGFQAGRPDGNTQLPSGYRCA
- a CDS encoding sensor histidine kinase, encoding MRLSTRFVVCLAAIVPLLVLLAGVLVLGLVSADLRAERDRRLEARLSALTPMAKAYVWTYRLRQGTRPDFLAQRLTGAALGADNPGGVVVDVPGAEVLVIGDTPRGRPAPTVDGPGGYTEGERRWRYVAADLGPAGNLARIWVFEPEQRLERQIALLRRRLGAVTLIAAAAGVGAGLVLGRFAVHPLVVLRRQARELGRSAPGTVRLGTASRVTEIDELAALLNESLARRDEAVSRTGEALEIARAFAATVAHELRTPLTSMGTNLGLLRHPGLGPDDQAEIIADLEGEHLRLQRLITLLRGLARGELVDTTTFTDLDLADIVADAVENARRRHPQATITLAEAGMARVRGWEEGLRVIVDNLLDNAAIHGADEAGRVEVTLTLTAERAESAGGVVLSVRDRGRGIPVTEREKIFDRFHRGAASPGSGLGLTLVRQQARLHGGEVEVTDPEDGPGTLFVVRLPEAGGERQPAHESASRSADRGAWLAVFRR
- a CDS encoding phosphotransferase enzyme family protein, with the protein product MQASDVSRAVAAARSIVSSFGLTADDAIVLHDSNKLTLRLLPCDVVARVAPAADQVARFEVELAQRLAGAGCPVAALDPRVEPRVHERDGFVVTLWTYYEPVSSREISPIDYAEALERLHAGMREVDVPAPHFMDRVEHAQRLVASRELTPELADADRELLDDTLRRLRRVIGERGAAEQLLHGEPHPGNVLSTEHGLLFIDLETCCRGPVEFDLAHAPEEVGEHYAGMSPALLRECRTLVLAIIATWRWERGDQLPNGRRLGAEWLDRIRALGVTSG
- a CDS encoding iron chaperone, encoding MSAAKNTKATTFEGFTEEERAAMKEHAQELKKAARRGSKKADLEQDVLAKIAEMEGPDREMAERIHAIVKAGAPELAPKLWYGMPAYAKDGKVLCFFQPATKFKTRYATLGFNDVANLDEGTMWPSAFALTELGPDEEARIAALMKKAASG
- the lanL gene encoding class IV lanthionine synthetase LanL, translating into MENAIPPHGTSLGNDPADDAESLLADIADAVLRRRAASGWTSARSGFWHRVEPPHWTRRAQGWKLHVSATPLSSPVVLARAAEVLVRRGCPFKFAAGLKEVVLLVSRNYDRGGAGKFITAYPAGDDECAILAEELHRATAGLPGPKILSDRPWRPGSLVHYRYGAFTGVPHLSNDGALEPGLRAPDGTTVADQRQAWFSPPPWAGPPPSPSPEPDREPEPEREPAPPGTTVLLNDRFVVTRALKHSNKGGVYQATDQLTGDEVIIKEARAHVGGALTDTDSRDLLRSEAATLDALAPLGLTPRKVDLFAQGDNLFLAEELLPGTSLRVWVSDLLGRLNHRQDYAHTLGLDAGTAAELAGKVIDLVSAVHGRGFVLRDLSHNNVMVAPDGTLRLIDLEAVAEPGRPVIRAYTPGYGAPEVVFAPDVGPSPERTADLFSLGALVFFLITGIEPDLIQDLPRADARGAHDRLMLLTDTVGHSHPTLRRFAPLLSGLMADEPERRWSLERAREFVRSLPARPVARRTPGDRITPATRDRLLRDGLAHLIATMAGQEAPRLWPPGPLPDDSDPLNVQCGAAGVLAVLVRAAQADPGLCPGLDDAIRRTAHWIDARLRTVPKILPGLYFGRAGTAWALHDAAVHLGEEPLAERALALAHDLPSTWPNPDVCHGAAGAGLTTLHLWQATGEPALAKRALAYADALVETVQRRQEGIFWRIPADFPSGLAGVAHYGFAHGIAGIGTFLLLAGTCLGRPDYVELAAEAGAALAEVAILERGRAWWPSGERPDGRERLTNWCSGSSGVGTFLVRLGLVTEEPRHLELARQAAAAVRQDRWYSLPVACHGLAGNAEFLLDLADATGDARYAGWAGELAAAVHARHALHDGRMVVPDQSLQGVSAGYNTGLAGVLGMLLRLRHGGPRLWLPATPGLRR